The DNA window accaaggtgggaaatggtaggtgcccgcacgactaagTGATTTTGGATCGTGACACAAGTTACCAAACCAAGTACCCAAAACCCACCCGAAAGCTTCGGGAACTGAACCAAccaccccaccaagtcataaacgACCCTCTGGACCTCACGGAATCCACAAAATTCAGAacaaggtccgtttacccaaaattcaTCTATTGGTCAACCGCTTTCACTTAAGGGTTCTATTTCTTTCAACTTTTACTAGAAACGCCTGAATACTTAGGGAACTGGGTCAACGGGGGGTAATATGGTCAAAGCACGCATAACaaccaaatgggtcattacatgagataccaattaaacaaccattCATGCTCGAATGGATAAGGAATGAAACGAAAGTAAGGTTCCTGACTGggtgaaaagctggggatatctACTACACATGTtagactcagtctcccaagtagcctctttGACTGGACGGTATTTTCACTGAACCTCCACCGAAGCTATCTATTTTGACCTCAACTTCTGAACCTCCCTATCCAAGATGGCATCGGCTTCTCCCTAAAAGACAAATTCTGATCAAATAGAACCGAAACCCACTGAATGGTATAAGACCCATCCGAATGATATTTCTtcagcatggacacatgaaacaccggGTGAACACCTGACAAACCCGGAGgtaatgccaactcataagctacctctcCTACACGACGAAggatctcaaatggaccaataaACCTAGGTCTATGctttcccttcttcccaaatctcatcacacccttcatgggcgaAACCTTCAACAAAACTTTCTCCCTAACCATGAGCGCTagatctcggacctttcggTTCACATActccttttgcctactctgagccGCTAGAAGTTTCTGCtgaatcactttcaccttatctGACGACTCCCTCAAAAGATCGGTACCCCAAGGTCTCatctcaaaagcatcaaactaGCTAATCGGAGATCGTTATCTCCTCCTATATAAAGCCTCGAATGGAGTTATGTTAATACTCGAATGGTAgctgttgttgtacgcaaactctgccaagggtaagaactggtcccaataaccaccaaagtcaataacaTAAGCTTGGAGCATATCCTCTAAAACCTGAATCATCTGCTCAGACTAACCATCTATCTGAGGTGAAAAGTTGTACTGAGATCCAAATGAGTTCCTATCTGGCCTACAAAGTCCTCCAGAAATGGGACGTAAACTAAGtgcctctgtcggagataatggaAATGGGCACTCCATGCAATCGAATAAAATTACGGATATAGATCTTGCCAACTTCTCTACATTGTAGGTCTTCTAAACTGGAATGAAATGCATAGACTTAGTCAGCCTATCAACTataacccaaatcgaatcaaactttccCAAGGTCTTCGAAAGACCCATTACAAAATCCGTGGCTATCCTCTCCTACTTTCACTttggaatgggcatcctctgaagcataCCCCCCGatctctggtgctcatacttaacttgctaGTAATTCAAACACAGAGAAATgaactcaacaatatcacgcttcatcctaccCCACCAATAGTTCTGactcaaatcacaatacatcttggtagcatttggatgaatagaatatctagaGCTGTGAGCCTCCTCTAAGTCAACTTGATCAAGCCACCAACCCAAGGAACACAAACTCaacccttaatcctcaaaaacCCCTCACTATCTATAATTGCCTCCTTGGCCTCTCCACTTAACACTTTATCATGAATTTTgcacaacttagcatcctcaaGCTGCTTTGCCTTAATCTGATCCAGAAGCGACGACCTCAACTCAACATAAGCCAAAACTTTACCCAAATCTAAAATATCAAGTCTCACCAATCCATTTGCAAAAGTTTGAACATCCCTAGCCAAAGTCCTCTCCTCAGATACCAATCGGGCCAAACTACCCATACTCACAGCCTTTCGGCTCAAGGCATCCACCACTATATTTTCCTCTATTAGTAGTATTTTGCTCTTTTCAACAGGTATGAACGGGCCACAGAGGCACCTTcaaaagtgtcacaccccgatcttactagggtgtgatgggcacccgaccccatattcggagccgagcgaacccgctaactcttattacacatatgattttatgaatccgttagaaatgaatacatggaatttttttttctttcataagTAACATCTGACATCATATgggactcgtgacacgaaacataataacatatcggctgctggagccgcttacacatgacaacccaatacccacgactctgtctgcaaagtctctaactccgaacaaatcatcatggctcatatgctctgactcggcaaagacctccgggacaagtggagcctacccgGCCCggcatcttctatgctaacttcACCTCATCAGGTAcacaccgcgcggcatgaaacgtagccccgaagaagaggggtcagtacgagctatgtactgagtatgtaagacaggagtagcaacatagtaggagatataagcatgaacaataacgggatatcatatcgtgagataaaggaataacctgtacatgtgaacaaTAACTGCATGGGAACTTAGAACATATCATCGGagagcagagtaacctgtgtatctgagtgcccctgggggcggatgccatgctcTAAGTCgcctttgaaaaacatttcttttcatatatatagaaaatataacatgGTATATTCGAGGCGTGTGTCATACCGATCCGCCATGCATGCTAAGTCGGCTTTGAAAAAcaattcttttcatatatatagaaaatataacatgatataTTGCGAGGCGTCggtaccgatccatttaaccataactATATagatgtcccgcgtccggcatcccgcgtccgggatgatatcatgataGACGGCTACATGTACCGTGTGCAACCGAGCGTCTATAGCGCTGCCTCGCactccccatcttccccatcatacacacacacacatatatatatacatatatatatatatatatatatatatatatatatatatatcatacatatatcatagcatgcaaggaagcccaaagaaaagctataacgttatcggagtgacgtaaggtcggtaacctccgattttattatggaataatcatgggcgctttatctcaccttgaaagtactaataataaggcgagactatcaatggagagtgacATCATAAGCAAACATAGGATAGGACCATAAGGCAGCAGTCCATATACTTTGGGatcttttaaaaatagttaTCGTTCATGAGTAGGGCCGGAaactcaagaaatagcttaacattccatatcgtcatattcgtggtAAGAACacatccttgacatattcatcatatacttcttctcacatcggcatcatcattatcatcacagaGCCATAGttgtcgttttagtcattaagactttcaacattgtaaaacttggtttttggagaaaaatgagtaatttggaaaacatttgtaaacttttaggaaggaaaatcatgccttggggtcaaGGTTTAGTTAACGGACTATTGTTTTatggtcggaatgataaccaagaactttcattgactatagtacggaaacaAACCAAGCGGGACAATAGaaaggaatttgggaatagtgggcccacctcggtcaaatgaggcggcgtacacaatttgcgtataatacgcttcatgacatgacttatgagagtcttAGGGTGGTCGGGTgttattcatgcaagttttaggtgtttagacatttctttcaactattcatgaacatttacttcaattctcactgaatgaatagtaaccaatttcaatctcggatttctaggattagagtagtccccgagacacgtattcaagcctattacatctaacacatgccaaagaaggaaaatgaagtcttacatacctttttccgcttcttacgttcctccaaattcacgttccaaattcatcaaaatctacaaattggtcacatttaccaaatgttaacttgagcatctaaaagtGAATTCTCgaaataacacttgtctaccaaaatttcggcaaagatttcccgtaaatgcgccatccccgagattctaactcggcccaattcaacaacaacaaccccgagaatggaactcggccacaatatcaacaacaatgccaacaatcttactaacaacattcaattcatattcaattcaattcaattcgattcatatgactttcaaaacgattcaatcaacatactacttcgcccaacaccttccaattcaataagaataataacaacacatttctttctttccaattcataaactatattacCAATTCACATGCTTGTAacgttatttccataaattcaagaaagcatattcaaatcatattacgttccaaatcagcccataccatcacaacttccatttgaatcatcaaactttcattttcattacatagaatccatcacaacaacaactagaatactaactaacattaattcatttttcctacaccatggcagcccactcacggccacacacaccacacacaaccttttcatgaattttattcatttctacacattacaacatacacacaacATGTTGAATATGATTAATTCCTTactccaacataacacacacacactacacctaCACGGCTGCCCTTCCACTTttataattccatgaatttcatttatttttacctcgctataacatgcacaaccatcaaacacacacaaaagagatgaaaccttaccttttttcttcaatctttcctctcggctaggacatgctccttgcaaaacaaatggttttcctcttccaacaaccactccatatgatagaggaccttccacttagtataaaaacttgaagaaacaaaattttcttgaacaatccccatggggctggttcggccccTTTGGCcgatttctccttcttctttttctttttctcatgttttcttgaaagttctaggaGCAAAATGATGAAGGCTTGCCTTCTTTGATCATCCccccatttatatatataaatatggcacatgaccatgcacatggcctagcacatggccggtcatgtgccctcctcctctttttttttttttttccctccaaatttcttcaaatttctagagatttcccaagtcacaaaagatgacttacttgtcttgccttgtcatctttttccacAAAGGTATTTTTGCCACTAAAGCATAAGGTGATCACATGTTTCATTGTATGGCTTGCAACAAATGGCCAATgcataagtggggcccacagccacaatggcttctccaataagtcatgaattaatagacatttccaaattccaaatttgaccttaacactccatgccaataatattataagcgtcttgcgcattcaaacataaccagaaaatataacctcgtcctcaacttcccgccattaactcgaaatattcaaatgtacgaaacgcgaggtataacatccttcccccctttggaacattcgtcctcgaatgttcgactagtcttacggggtcttataagcacctcgggggagctcccttttcgaagttattttccatccttcacactagctcttaagctatccaataccgttctctttgtcatactctttttctttatatacgtccattttctggcgtcgcactactcaaagtttgtgcgaacttctcatattaccttaaacattatccggacttctatctactcattgtcggtttccccgaccctactaattcacttcagtaaagggtctcCTTAGCAGCTCAAGCGTTCATATCAAATACACCACCGTATCAActatttctatctcatccttacatttttcacctgcttccccccttttggggtgtacctataccattatccagtTTATCCTTCACCTCATATCCTTATTCCTCTTTAACGCGCGCTTGCTTGTGTGTAGCCGTACGTCCATATTTCGTAAGTGTTCGCTACTTTTTATTCTCGCACGAGAATTCTTACAATTTTTCGCTCGACAATGTTGATCCAttaccttcatatatacatatataattactatcaactagcccacaaaatacgtccgaacgctgttcaagcctatcctaattcccagggctgtgatgcacttcctgtctcttcaccgagcaagtttgcctcgtcctacgtgtcttcttatggtctccaaccatcccgtatatcctagttttccttagacTACCCtagcttttcatttgtctcttatgtctcaatttataatatttcttgccaacttcccaggggggtcacccatcatagaattgctccccgagcacgcttaacccaaaaacttcacCGGAATTCGGTGCTTTAATGGCGATATTTTCGTGTCcgcttcctcgtatgacctttattacatgttcgggagcaagtcgaagtcttaccaaTTACggaacattttcgtaacacgtcctttcctttgtaattactattttgccctttttagttCCGAATATCCACCTCCCACCTGTGTGTATGACTACTCCCTGTCCTGGGACTCCAGATCcccgagggtagtgatcgcaccttcattGCCATGCcgaatccataacctttctgaaACGTCGCATCTCACTTATTGCcggtttatcgtatttccttttcacgCTCCTTTCTCTTAGACGTATCCATTCTGGTAGGGCCTCCTTTATCGTTCTCACTATTCAAATCTTCACACAGCAAATATTAACAATGCCTTGCAGGCTTACGTATATATACGACACATCTCAGCCATACAGAGCCTCGGTCCCAACGACGGGACAAAATATCAATACCTACCCCTGTATCTTTCCGTATCGCCTCTCACTTTCTTCCATCGTAGGTAAAGCCTGtataggagattccattttcctaggacttggctctatctatcgcacgatcatgggatagaaagaaggtcaacaattcctaaatgccccgcagcctcctgtctatagatgtggccggcttcttCACATCCATAAACGAGGACTcgcggacacgactttgcggtacaacccttggaccgacacctgctctcgataccactttgtcacaccccgatcttactagggtgtgatgggcaccgaccccatattcggagccgagcgaacccgctaactcttattacacatatgattttatgaatccgttagaaatgaatacatggaattttttttttctttcataagTAACATCTGACATCATATgggactcgtgacacgaaacataataacatatcggctgctggagccgcttacacatgacaacccaatacccacgactctgtctgcaaagtctctaactccgaacaaatcatcatggctcatatgctctgactcggcagcactccaggacaagtggagcctaccaactccgctggcatcttctatgctaacttcagctcatctgggtacacctgcgcggcatgaaacgcagcccccgaagaagaggggtcagtacgagctatgtactgagtatgtaagacaggagtagcaacatagtaggagatataagcatgaacaataacgggatatcatatcgtgagataaaggaataacctgtacatgtgaacaaTAGCGCATGGGAACTTAGAACATATCATCGGagagcagagtaacctgtgtatctgagtgcccctgggggcggatgccatgcatgctaagctg is part of the Lycium ferocissimum isolate CSIRO_LF1 unplaced genomic scaffold, AGI_CSIRO_Lferr_CH_V1 ctg8920, whole genome shotgun sequence genome and encodes:
- the LOC132045987 gene encoding uncharacterized protein LOC132045987, which codes for MRPWGTDLLRESSDKVKVIQQKLLAAQSRQKEYVNRKVRDLALMVREKVLLKVSPMKGVMRFGKKGKHRPRFIGPFEILRRVGEVAYELALPPGLSGVHPVFHVSMLKKYHSDGSYTIQWVSVLFDQNLSFREKPMPSWIGRFRS